The following is a genomic window from Aphis gossypii isolate Hap1 chromosome X, ASM2018417v2, whole genome shotgun sequence.
tgatgtcgacaaaacaatttttaaaattatggagGATTACATCAACCACCACATACTTAGTTTTATTAAGgagaatatttcaaaaaaaagttgtgaatcaagtttttttttatttatattctaccaAAGTCaactactttttatttattttaatatatttatttttaaaattcaaaatatttgtattttgtacgcCAAAATAGTCTCTTTTCAAAAAATAGCCATATTATGCTAAAATGGTTTATGCTAAAGTAGCCACCCCAATATGGATATGTCAAGATTGCCAGGTCAAAACGTCTgggtttgttattattatatatgaatttaatataaattatgatatgaatattattatattatactatgattaGTGTAgtagtaaaatacatattttgtattcgtcATTCGCTTGATGCGAATGAGataacatttcaattttttagctAGGACCGGGTACTTATTACTGATAcaaattataccaatattttaacagGTTACAAAAACATACATTGTACGTATGTCAcccaatattttagtttaccgTATCTTTTAATTGTTCTGAATTCTCAGTTTCTTGGAACACTCgcataatttctttttttggaATTCTCGTTAAGGACTGACCTTTTGAATTGAACACGTCGTCGTTGTCATCAAAAACGTGACTATACTGTTCTGTTTCTTCACTGGAACTAGAAAAACactgaacaaaaattaatttcaaattaaaaataaataaataaatagattctaaatacctaattagatttgttacattttaaccaattaaatttattattttttttatgttaattattttaaaatacttacaaatttttatttttaaataaatcatgtaaCTATTCATTAAAccatttctaaattataacaaaaacaaaacatgatTCCTTGTGTAACAATTGGATTTAGGGaccgtttaaatttttactttttagtgtcttaaatttttaaaataaattataacctaagaattttgatttacaataaacaattttggcGGAAAAGAATTAGCAATAgtggtattaaatataatttattttaattactattataatcattcagtttgcctattaaaaataatagataaatcacataacttttaaattatttaactgtttgtttccttattatatctaatatatatatttaataattaattaaattgtatattattgaatatacatacatttcagTTTAATGTATacgttcattaaaatatttttgttaaaacaaaaatatattttaattatttattcaactagcaatttagttaaaatattttatcggggaaaattacaaattaataatgaaatgtattaagtaagtacatttttttttaaaattggttgatttaatgtttaataaaataaaaataacaaattctgGATTTTACAAAtccattattacaataatattgtatttaaattgtttttataaatattttttaactatagatAACTCTAGAGTTTCTTGTTACAActctaaatttgtaaaaatgggaagaataatgtttttatattttagttagaataaaataagtaaatattaaaatatgaattcaatttgtaaatattatattttaattttataagactCATATACTCAATTAGTATGGGTGTAACGTATTAGGAAAATTGTTAaaaggataaaaaaatatatgacaaatgtttataacttCATGTACTAATACAGTCGAACTTGGTAAACTCgaacttttaactttaattttaagttgtcCAAGTCCgactgtattttttaattgagtatTGGAAAATTGTTAGAAGcgatagatacctatattataggcaCGAGCGCCATCATGGTGTAATTTCGGATGTTAAAAGGTAGGGTGTTTCATTAATTAGTACGTATTAAAACAATTCGGGACtcaattaattctaaaaagtTTTATCGTGGCTTAGTTTTTACACagccaaaattattaataaaaaaaagttgtattaaataatctttttgatcgttaatttaattaaatgtattttggtAACCAGTAATAAAATCACTTGTTTAGCTGAGTTGGAGGAATTTCTTGTATTTGCATCTTTAATTATTCcagataaacttaaataagttttgaaaCAATCAGAATTGGACTGATCAAGTATGCTTGattctttatattttcgtATAGTATCTGTGGGAGGAACTGATAAGTCAGAATCTGAGCAAGTCCTGTCTCCATCATCtccatttgaattattttcactAGAAGAATGGTCATCCAAACAATCTGTTTCTACTTCTTTTATAAGTTCCTCTAAAGGTTTTTCTTCGAAGTCTTTGTcttcaattaatttagttttcttgttctgaaattgtatttaatttataatcttagagggatattatttttgaagtttttaaatgatacagCTCATTACTGGGAAATAGGTCATACTTAAGCACTAGTTTTACGTGAATCAAAAATTAAGAGACTACTATAAACTActtaatgtttatactaataataatcaagaTTTTATGCTCTTCTAAACGTGTAATATAATggattcattttataaaaaaaaattgtattctagAACAGAAATCATGTGTTAaaacaaagtaaataataagacaaaaattcaaacccctttttggttttttttttttgctaaaattaagatttatactgtaaataacttttcaatgtaattttaaactgtatattaatgttaaatattaaatatcatctaATCTCAGATATTGAAgccttatatttttaaaagtagtaaaatgtaattagtattacaatttacaatactatattagttttatcaatttattataagtaggtatatgtatattagtaggtatttaataaaactaaaaataatgaaagatTGATATCTGCAGAATTCATGgatatcacaatattttagaaaccaatcttattatttgaaaCAGCTTCTTAAGccttttagaattttaatttatataatgtgatatatatacatattagtatGCACTTACCTACTACATTtcagtatctatattttacattattaaatgtaaaaatgtattattcactCATTACTTCACTTTTAGtcaaatatatgaaattaccCGTTGTTTCTAAAACATTGTGTTAgacctatacctataatacatgtatattctATACCGGGGGTCTCCAAACTATAGCCCACGGGCTAGATACGGCCCTCGAACAAATTTTAACCAGCCCGCAGCCGTCACAGGATAGTAAATATACGAGGAGATAtctgacatttaaaaattaaaaattgtatgtgttataataaatttataaacttttggcCCACTAAGagatgatgatattttttgtggtccttgaataaaaaagtttggaGACCCCAgttctatacaaataaattgttattattatcattattattatttattattattctataaattatttaaattatttacagccATTTTGCCCAATTACAGCACGTATTTGTAAGGTTAAAATAgaagtaaaaaacaattttaaataatatattatatatatatatatatatatatagaataatataaaaatattttatggtagtataaaatgattaaaataaaaatatacgtaaacaCTTATGTTGTAttctgtgtacataatattatgcttaataataatacagttgtaataataataataataataataataataatagtataagttttaatttctaatttatcaTGATCACATAATTTGATGTTGGTGTATAGAACTATCACTCGGTATAtaaggtaatattaatttaaattttacctcTAAAAGCTTTAACGCTATTTTCACTATGCTCCAAACTATGATGATGGGTGAAATTATGACCatcatcatatttaaatactccACGATTTGCCAAAATATAACTCCCGGAGTTTGGGGATACATGTTACATTCAGTGGGAAATAAACAGCACATTATACTGTCATCCGCATACATCGTTTAGTTGTCGATAGTACtttgtgtttaattaataattacatacccacgtactttaaaaatgaaatgttatttatatttatataatatgttactacGAACTGATTTCACTAGCTACTAGCCAGTtacttacaattataatactatgatacCTACCAAAATATTGCCCTTATCGTGGTCATCTTAAGCAGGGGTCGGCAACCCGCGGCCTACGGTCCATATGCAGCCCGGGAAGCGATTTTATATGGCCCgcgattacaatttataattagtataattaatgttttggcCTCTGACACTAAAAAGGTTGCCGACCCCTGATCGTATAAGGatcatattatgcaatatttatCGCTGAATCGAGTACCTACAatgaaataagaaaatatgtgAAACAATTCCTTTttacatgtaggtatataatataatatatatatatttaatattattataaacaccattataataattgtcggTTGATTATTTATGGgtataaaaatcaacattaGATACGTGTTAAATTAAAgtcgtatgtattatttatttacagtgAGTCAACTGCAGCGATAGTATTACAATGGTATCGGTATGGATGGAAGATGGAACATAGTATGTAAGATAAggtaaaaattgtactttgTACTTCAACattcaaatttgaataatagatacctacgtattgtcatattataataatataatgtaatgaaatttaagtttttctgttatttacgataattatgatgtatatttgtaaatccaatttatattttttggaaaacaATTTGGTCGTTTTAACAACGATGACGAAAACAGTCATAGATCATGATCTGTTTTAACTGCATAGAATTATTATCGTACATCAAATGTGCATCAATATTCTAAACAATAAAAgggtatgaaaaataatttctggttaaaaattcaatgattttcataaataatttgtaataaataaatacaaacaattaaaaataaataaataaaataaaattgtagacataattgtatacatgcGCATAAgcacattacaataatattatatagtaacaaTCGCATGTCTCGGCTTCTCCGTTTTACTATACCCAGTAATTTAGTGTCTAGTTTGAATACTTATgcggtaaatatttattggtcATCCTTACACTTAAGTTGTTAATCTCGTCATGTCATTGTTAACTGATTAACAACACACTTATACTACGATacctaacatattttttttaaaacagaaatatCTTTAGGTacaatacttgaaaattgaatattattagagAAGATTAAGAGATGTGCAAATTTTAAGatcaaaattagaaaactTCCATTTTTGGGTACCATACCTACACCTTATTTTAGttctattgttaaattaaattgatacgCAAATGATGTACGACTTTTTAAACAGTCGATGAGGAAAcgatgtattatacaaaaatcaaaCTGACTTACaaaaaaggttaaaattaacaattgtgATCCGCAAACGAAAAATGACGAGtcaataattctatttaatatttattaaaactaaacacaaattaatttgattatttggaaatatctttttttttaaatactagacAAACTCAATTGGTAATTGGTAATCACAATACAGAAGTATaaagagcaaaaaaaaaaaaaaacaacaaaataagaaaGAGCTATAgtgatatttcataaatagtaattattatttgacagaatatttaggtataaatgtattaatgttaatactatatatgcaaaaaaacaattaataaatttaatcttcGATGTTCGAGCGCAGTGTGTGCTCtaaggtaaataatttaaatgttacgtaaaatacttaacttttaataatttttagcttatacaataaattaacgattaattattaaatagattttttaattttgattattataataaattagttcttATTAGATTgagcatataatataggcgTTTATCTCGTCAAAAATgccttaataattttacataattttacaataatttaatgacaattaaatacacagcaaaataaatacaaacgttataatacgtaataacattaataatggtACAgtgaaaaaactattttataagtttacattatacatacaggaaacgcttaaattaaatacaaaaaaaaaaaaaaaattaacgacaaatacctatatactttcttaagattttttttgtttttaaaattgaaaatcctgtacttataacatttttacgacatatatttactttcaaaaaagaatggtttttaatatctaataataatgataatacataaaatataataataattcaattaaaataaaaaataattcgcaatgcaataagtataataaataaataatactcacAGTGTTCATACACGTGGACACTGGACAGCTTTTATAACAATAGGTAAATAAGTGatgataatttaactaatcTAGGCTACagttgtgataataataatttatctggtAGAATAAAGCACGTGCAGCAAGGTAtggaataatgataataataatattgtgtaaattgtacgatatataaataatattatggtataaactaaacagtaatataaataaacattatttggaaaaagaaaaaaatcaacgatgaacatataatttgaataaaaattttgattcttatgatgtgtaattattagttattattattattaattataattatctgatACGGACGAGTAACGTTTACTGAGGGGGTCCATGGACGatcgattttcaaaaacattcgtttaaaatatgGCGAGTGCGTTTGAAAATCGAAAATCCTTTGGATTGACCGACTGAAGGAAAACATTACTCGTACGccagtaatatataatttataaatgaactcATAGACATCTTATAAAATGGTAGTTGAATTGAagtgttttgtattaaaacaagACGCGGAGAAGCACGACAAACAACACCGTGCTCAAGAACGATTTcgagtatgatattatactgttgTCTATTTCTTTAATCTTCATCTCGTACTTGGACAACGGTTTTTCTGAGAATACTATCATgcctgtaaataaataaatatatctatatataatgaatGACCTGTTATTTGTATGTTATGACTAGGTAGTatgtattcataaatcataatttaattgatgttaggtaggtatataatgtgCGTTATggtcgtttttgttttttgtccaTGGTTTGTAGCAGGGCACATAATATGaggatttttgttttaatttttaaccaaaagTATATTGTTGACATTTAAAGTTGGAATATCCATGATATTTGAAACTTAACGCAGATCTATTATAGttagacaaattaaatatgataaaatcgatgttaagatattttattcatttaaaaattttaaattaattaaaaaaattatttcgtaATAGTCATTTTGTAGACATGTCTTTTTTGAGTGCTATATAGgaattacatatttcattaCGTATTGACTAttgacatatttaattaattactattaatcgTATACACCTTTCATACGATTTATAACGTTTGAAATTATGGCatccaaatttattaaattgtgttcCAATATTCAATCTCCAAATTATGAAAACACATCGCTGAACCATCATTCACGTGTAATaactattgaatttataagacTCAGATAGGATTGTGATATGAACCCAACAGTTAGGTAGAAaggttatgaaaataatattgatattaattaaacaaaaacattaaaattgttctcataattttaaattagtctcatcaatttttgataaaactacTTATTTCGATTGgtactatatttttcttactcGAATTCGATTTAACCGGACAGTCTTTGCCGTCGTTGGGCTGTGACTGTGATGACGACGGCGAGACAATTGTGATGGCCGTCGGATTATCAGCATCAGTAGTCGAAGTCATAAGCGATAATTGTGGCCGGAACGTAGGTGAAACAACTTCGCGGTAGCTCACGTCGACTTCCATCATTGTCGGATTTTCGGCAACGGCGAACGGCGTCGGTGGATGCAAGTCGGCCGACACGTCGTGATCATCATCTCCGTTCGGCAGAGCACGTTCGATTGGCTGTTCGCTGACGGCGAACGGCGTCAGTTGACACAAGTCGGCCGACACGTCGTGATCATCATCTCCGTTTGGCTGCAGAGCACGTTCGATTGGCTGTTCGATAACGGCGAACGGCGTCAGTTGACACAAGTCGGCCGACACGTCGTGATCATCATCTCCGTTCGGCAGAGCACGTTCGATTGGCTGTTCGATAACGGCGAACGGCGTCAGTTGACACAAGTCGGCCGACACGTCGTGATCATCATCTCCGTTCGGCAGAGCACGTTCGATTGGCGGCTGTTCGATGACGGCGAACGGCGTCGGTGGACGGAATTCGGTCGACGCAACTCGGTGATTTTCGATCTGCCGTGCGTGTTCGATTGGCTGCTCGACGACAGCGGTCGGAGGAGTCGGTGGATGTGACACGGACGAAACGTGATCGTCTTCGTTTGGAAGTTCTATCGGCTGCTCCGCGACGTCTACGGCGACCGGTCCGTTGACGTCCGTCCACGATCCGGAGTCGGCCGCGCACAGCATCAGTTGCTGCTGTTTCCGGTCGGCAAAGTCAATCGTTTCCATCGCCCCGTACTTGTTTTTGTCATTGTCGACGACGTCATcgtcgttgttgttgttgttgatgtTGCTCGTGACGATCACGCCAGACAATTCCGAGTTTACTGATTGACTGCAGTTGCACGGGCCGTTAACTTTAGGTGGTTCCGAAATCTTTTGTTTCACGACCTCCGCCGAACTGGACAGCTGATAGTTTACCGATAACCACTGTTGTTGCAGTACATCCGATCGCCGTTTGAGGGTCCTTGGAGATGACGGTGGTAGCGGCTGGGGCGGCGGAGACAGTGACGTTGTTGTCGTTGTCAAAAAGTTttgcttcttttttttgtttggtcTACCACGTGACTTGACCGGCCATAAGTTGAGAGTTCCTACAAACCAACaaaccgtaataataatattagtcattagtcaatatatatatattatatataatatatatataatatatacataggagTTTCGTATTAGGCGAGACATCTTTATTAGCCCATTTACTAATAGTCGGCGTTCGTTTCTTAATCCTGCACGGTTTttgtcaattataattaaaatattaaactatacataatatattagataaaattatatgtttttcacGTGGAGAAACGCAATTGGattggattaaaatttaaatataataaataacctttaaaacttttacgtGATAAATATTCTGTTTGAACCTCCCATAATTGACACTAGGTAACTATTTTagactaataaaattacttatttatataataataattttactttattatttcgattagtaattttttgtataaagtaggaatttgaaatatttaggaatacaataaatttacaactaaaaaagaaggtacctatctaaagctctatgttttattattcttatttatataataataataataataatataccatttaaatatatcaatgtagttaaaagatttaattaattttttacaaaatttgtgatacatttattatgattaaattatgataaaatatttatttagtaaatttagttaatGAGTAATTTAcaaggtaattattataaaagttaggTTCTgagtgttaaataaaaagaaagtatctgaataaattatattcaaacatactttaaattaattttattaggtatgtacttatttttaattttaaaagaaaagtaGGTTTACTCTTACTTATGAGGATGTAAATCTACGATTGAAATAAAATGCGATTAGAATTTTTCTGTACACCAAACACTTTTGATTCTGAAgagaataaaatttgttttgaacatttttcagATTAAATTACTCAAACGCATTTCTTATTGATGATTTGCAATactagca
Proteins encoded in this region:
- the LOC114129349 gene encoding uncharacterized protein LOC114129349, which produces MEKKTIIYNFGPDGRDACWAALTSSWSHFSKQQGLNTTQVSCDSSACSDVEAQFKDTTRTLNLWPVKSRGRPNKKKKQNFLTTTTTSLSPPPQPLPPSSPRTLKRRSDVLQQQWLSVNYQLSSSAEVVKQKISEPPKVNGPCNCSQSVNSELSGVIVTSNINNNNNDDDVVDNDKNKYGAMETIDFADRKQQQLMLCAADSGSWTDVNGPVAVDVAEQPIELPNEDDHVSSVSHPPTPPTAVVEQPIEHARQIENHRVASTEFRPPTPFAVIEQPPIERALPNGDDDHDVSADLCQLTPFAVIEQPIERALPNGDDDHDVSADLCQLTPFAVIEQPIERALQPNGDDDHDVSADLCQLTPFAVSEQPIERALPNGDDDHDVSADLHPPTPFAVAENPTMMEVDVSYREVVSPTFRPQLSLMTSTTDADNPTAITIVSPSSSQSQPNDGKDCPVKSNSSMIVFSEKPLSKYEMKIKEIDNSIISYSKSFLSTVLFVVLLRVLF
- the LOC114129345 gene encoding uncharacterized protein LOC114129345; the protein is MYADDSIMCCLFPTECNMYPQTPGVIFWQIVEYLNMMMVIISPIIIVWSIVKIALKLLENKKTKLIEDKDFEEKPLEELIKEVETDCLDDHSSSENNSNGDDGDRTCSDSDLSVPPTDTIRKYKESSILDQSNSDCFKTYLSLSGIIKDANTRNSSNSAKQCFSSSSEETEQYSHVFDDNDDVFNSKGQSLTRIPKKEIMRVFQETENSEQLKDTLPVTDSGSINHQKCQNKFVDDQS